From Granulicella sp. WH15, the proteins below share one genomic window:
- a CDS encoding peptidase S10, with protein sequence MSVILLASSAFTQAQGRRAPAPDAPAENGDSLPIPAETTSVTKHDWSAGGRAIHYTATAGNLLVDDEKGKPIGSLFYTAYTEDGVDAKARPVTFFYNGGPGSATIWLHMGSFGPVRVVTESPKPTGPAPFETVQNQYSLIDRSDLVFIDAPLAGFSRAVGKGTIKDFAGVDEDVRAFEKFIIRYITVNQRWNSPKFLFGESYGTPRSAALVAALQNDGVEFNGVTLLSSILNYNVRNPGYDRDPLTYLPSYAAIAYYYNKVKHTGTLPEFVQQAREFARGPYAEALQQGDRLPAAQFDAIAEKLSGFTGLSVQYLKESKLRVSPTHFRKELLRGDDRIVGRYDARFEGWDTDSAGENPDSDPSDTAIAGVFVGAFHEYIQKELKMTTTEPYFLSAPGMNGAWNFHHRPSGDRGGRLQTAPDTAMDLADAIRKNPHLRVFSANGWFDLATPFFGTEYDISHMLLPPSLIGNVQFGYYPSGHMAYLNVEALKELKGDLDKFYTEATKH encoded by the coding sequence ATGAGCGTCATCCTGCTTGCATCTTCTGCCTTCACGCAGGCGCAGGGCCGCCGCGCTCCCGCTCCCGATGCGCCAGCCGAGAACGGAGACTCTCTGCCGATTCCGGCAGAGACGACCAGCGTGACCAAGCATGATTGGAGCGCGGGCGGCCGTGCCATCCACTACACCGCGACGGCCGGGAACCTGCTGGTCGACGACGAGAAGGGCAAGCCGATCGGCAGCCTCTTCTACACGGCCTACACCGAGGATGGAGTGGATGCCAAGGCGCGCCCGGTGACCTTCTTCTATAACGGCGGTCCGGGTTCGGCGACTATCTGGTTGCATATGGGCTCGTTCGGGCCGGTGCGCGTGGTCACCGAGAGCCCCAAGCCCACCGGCCCCGCGCCCTTCGAAACGGTGCAGAACCAGTACAGCCTGATCGACCGCAGCGACCTGGTGTTTATCGACGCGCCTCTGGCGGGCTTTTCGCGCGCTGTGGGCAAGGGAACGATCAAGGATTTTGCGGGCGTCGATGAGGATGTGCGGGCCTTTGAGAAGTTCATCATCCGCTACATCACGGTGAACCAACGCTGGAACTCGCCCAAGTTTCTTTTCGGCGAGTCCTACGGGACGCCGCGCTCGGCTGCTCTGGTGGCCGCGTTGCAGAACGACGGAGTCGAGTTCAACGGTGTCACGCTGCTTTCGTCCATCCTGAACTACAACGTGCGCAACCCAGGCTACGACCGCGATCCGTTGACCTACCTGCCGTCGTATGCAGCCATCGCCTACTACTACAACAAGGTGAAGCACACGGGCACGTTGCCGGAGTTTGTGCAGCAGGCTCGTGAGTTCGCGCGTGGGCCGTACGCGGAGGCGCTGCAACAGGGCGACCGGCTGCCTGCGGCTCAGTTCGATGCCATCGCCGAGAAGCTCTCAGGCTTTACCGGCCTCAGCGTGCAGTACCTGAAGGAGTCCAAGCTGCGGGTCTCGCCGACCCACTTCCGCAAGGAGCTGCTGCGCGGCGACGACCGTATCGTGGGCCGCTACGATGCACGCTTCGAGGGCTGGGACACAGACTCGGCGGGCGAGAATCCGGACTCCGATCCTTCGGATACGGCCATCGCGGGTGTCTTTGTCGGGGCCTTCCACGAGTACATCCAGAAGGAGTTGAAGATGACGACCACGGAGCCTTACTTTCTGTCGGCTCCAGGGATGAATGGGGCGTGGAACTTCCATCACAGGCCCAGCGGAGACCGCGGCGGGCGTCTGCAGACCGCTCCTGATACCGCGATGGACTTGGCCGATGCGATCCGGAAGAACCCGCACCTGCGTGTCTTCTCGGCTAATGGATGGTTCGATCTGGCGACGCCGTTTTTCGGCACCGAGTACGACATCAGCCACATGCTGCTGCCGCCCTCGCTTATCGGAAACGTGCAGTTCGGGTACTACCCGTCGGGGCACATGGCTTATCTGAACGTCGAGGCTCTGAAGGAGCTGAAGGGCGATCTGGATAAGTTCTATACCGAAGCGACGAAGCACTAA
- a CDS encoding PaaI family thioesterase: MPASESHAPDGLDPVDVRTIDERASHCFGCGPDNPEGLHLSFLVESTPDAITSTVRVNLTRLHEGPPGHIHGGIIATLMDEAMSKLNRALGVIAMTRNLNVDYLRPSPLGVELTLVGRHLQRDGRKLHHEAELIHPNGTILARAKGFFIAIDPALLEKMR, translated from the coding sequence ATGCCAGCTTCCGAAAGCCACGCCCCCGACGGTCTCGACCCCGTCGACGTCCGCACCATCGACGAGCGCGCCAGCCACTGCTTCGGCTGTGGTCCCGACAACCCCGAAGGCCTGCACCTCTCCTTCCTCGTCGAATCGACCCCTGACGCCATCACCTCCACGGTCCGAGTCAACCTCACACGCCTGCACGAAGGCCCTCCCGGCCACATCCACGGGGGCATCATCGCCACCCTGATGGACGAGGCCATGAGCAAGCTCAACCGCGCCCTCGGCGTCATCGCCATGACCCGCAACCTCAACGTCGATTACCTCCGCCCGTCGCCCCTTGGAGTCGAACTGACGCTCGTTGGCCGCCATCTTCAGCGTGACGGACGCAAGCTCCACCACGAGGCCGAGCTGATTCATCCCAACGGCACCATCCTCGCGCGAGCAAAGGGGTTCTTCATCGCCATCGACCCCGCGCTGCTTGAAAAGATGAGATAG
- a CDS encoding NAD(P)-dependent alcohol dehydrogenase, whose translation MSEIHGLAVYAAGAQLLPYKYDAGELGAYEVEVRITHCGVCHSDIHLIDNDWGLSRYPFIPGHEIVGTITAIGSAVRGFTRGDRVGIGWQADSCGICEWCRQGDEHLCASSQPTCVGRNGGYADSVRVNSRFAIPVPEVLESENVAPLLCGGITVYSPLRNHGARPSSRIGIIGIGGLGHIGLQFARAFGAEVTAFSTSKTKEAEARKLGAHNFVNTRETNALKKLAGSFDILLSTVNADHDWQGYVNALRPKGTLCIVGASPSPLQIQPFSLIGGQRAIAGSPTGSPSDLREMLDVAARHNVKTISERFPMAQANEAVAKVKKRQVRYRAVLTN comes from the coding sequence ATGAGTGAAATTCACGGTCTTGCGGTGTACGCTGCGGGTGCGCAACTTCTGCCCTACAAATATGACGCAGGCGAGCTCGGCGCTTATGAGGTCGAGGTCCGCATCACTCACTGCGGCGTCTGTCATAGCGACATTCATCTCATCGACAACGACTGGGGACTCAGCCGCTATCCCTTCATCCCCGGCCACGAGATCGTAGGCACCATCACCGCCATCGGCTCGGCCGTGCGCGGCTTCACGCGGGGCGACCGCGTCGGCATAGGCTGGCAGGCCGATAGCTGCGGCATCTGCGAGTGGTGCCGCCAGGGCGATGAGCACCTTTGCGCCAGCTCCCAGCCCACCTGCGTCGGCCGCAATGGCGGCTACGCGGACTCGGTACGGGTCAACTCCCGCTTCGCCATCCCGGTCCCGGAAGTACTCGAGAGCGAAAACGTCGCTCCCCTGCTCTGCGGCGGCATCACGGTCTACAGCCCGTTGCGCAACCACGGCGCACGGCCCTCTTCGCGGATCGGAATCATCGGCATCGGTGGGCTTGGCCACATCGGCCTCCAGTTCGCCCGCGCCTTCGGAGCCGAGGTTACGGCCTTCTCCACCTCCAAGACCAAGGAGGCCGAGGCCCGCAAGCTCGGCGCGCACAACTTCGTCAATACCCGTGAGACCAACGCCCTCAAGAAGCTCGCAGGCAGCTTCGACATCCTGCTCAGCACAGTCAACGCCGACCACGACTGGCAGGGCTACGTCAACGCGTTGCGTCCCAAGGGCACGCTCTGCATCGTCGGCGCGAGCCCGTCACCACTTCAGATCCAACCCTTCTCGCTCATCGGCGGCCAGCGCGCCATCGCGGGCAGCCCCACCGGCAGCCCCAGCGACCTGCGAGAGATGCTCGACGTAGCCGCCCGCCATAACGTCAAGACCATCTCCGAACGCTTCCCCATGGCCCAGGCCAACGAGGCCGTCGCCAAGGTGAAGAAGCGCCAGGTGCGCTACCGTGCCGTGCTCACCAACTAA
- a CDS encoding VWA domain-containing protein: MKLTSSSRRFVRLALLPVILQVMILGAGRIWAQAAPATPPAATAPDDSGPQTDNGGIILKKKKDSADEPPPPPAPEQPKVKNPDNATYSLRVDVPIVNLDVSVLLDKTHQFVPGLKPENFVVVEDGVEQETPKVRITQTPITAVMLLEFAANSYFLIRDMQNTSVSFYHSLHPNDYVAVVTYDLRTHILTDFTNNKEVLADSLRSLVIPTFSDTNLFDALYETLDRSTRIDGRKYIILVSSGRDTFSKITLDKILEKIKATPNVTIFSIATGGLLNEMRSGGGPREMNFLQAQNQLQTFARMTGGMYFNPIFEGTLPDVFAQINDSIRNQYVLTYRPTNTSNDGSYRKVKVLLVDNEGKPLKMQDEKQRPVKYSVIARDGYNARRPVE, translated from the coding sequence ATGAAGCTGACCAGTTCGAGTCGACGGTTCGTGCGGCTGGCGTTGCTGCCAGTGATCTTGCAGGTGATGATATTGGGCGCGGGGAGGATCTGGGCGCAGGCCGCTCCTGCAACTCCGCCTGCCGCTACTGCTCCCGATGACAGCGGGCCGCAGACCGACAACGGCGGCATCATCCTGAAGAAAAAGAAGGATTCGGCCGACGAGCCGCCACCGCCGCCAGCTCCTGAGCAGCCCAAGGTGAAGAATCCGGACAATGCCACCTACTCGCTGCGGGTGGATGTGCCGATTGTGAACCTGGACGTGTCGGTGCTCCTTGATAAGACCCACCAGTTTGTGCCTGGGCTGAAGCCGGAGAACTTTGTGGTGGTCGAGGACGGCGTGGAGCAGGAGACGCCGAAGGTGCGGATCACGCAGACGCCGATAACGGCGGTGATGCTGCTGGAGTTTGCGGCGAACTCGTACTTCCTGATCCGCGATATGCAGAATACCTCGGTGAGCTTCTACCACTCGCTGCACCCGAACGACTATGTGGCGGTGGTGACGTACGATCTGCGCACGCATATCCTGACGGACTTCACCAATAACAAGGAGGTACTGGCCGATTCGCTGCGCTCGCTGGTGATCCCGACGTTTTCGGACACGAACCTCTTCGACGCGCTTTACGAGACGCTGGACCGGAGCACGCGGATCGACGGGCGGAAGTACATTATCCTGGTCAGCTCGGGGCGGGACACGTTCTCGAAGATCACTTTGGACAAGATCCTCGAGAAGATCAAAGCGACGCCGAATGTGACGATCTTTTCGATTGCAACCGGTGGCCTGCTGAACGAGATGCGAAGCGGTGGCGGGCCACGCGAGATGAACTTCTTGCAGGCGCAGAACCAGTTGCAAACTTTTGCGCGGATGACGGGTGGTATGTACTTCAACCCGATCTTCGAGGGCACACTGCCGGATGTGTTTGCGCAGATCAACGACTCGATCCGGAATCAGTATGTGCTGACTTACCGGCCGACGAACACCAGCAACGACGGGTCGTACCGGAAGGTGAAAGTGCTGCTGGTGGACAACGAGGGCAAGCCGCTGAAGATGCAGGACGAGAAACAGCGGCCGGTGAAATACTCGGTGATCGCACGGGATGGATATAACGCGAGGCGGCCGGTGGAGTAG
- the pdxS gene encoding pyridoxal 5'-phosphate synthase lyase subunit PdxS has protein sequence MSDNNGTGTTSLRLKTGLAEMLKGGVIMDVMNVEQARIAEEAGAVSVMALERVPAMIRAEGGVARMANPKLIREIIATVSIPVMAKARIGHFAEAQVLQTLGVDFIDESEVLTPADEVYHIDKHAFTTPFVCGAKNLGEALRRIAEGAAMIRTKGEPGTGDVVHAVQHMRQITREIKALTVLSDQELYNAAKVHGAPYELIRMVAKAGKLPVPNFSAGGIATPADAALMMQLGAETIFVGSGIFMKDGAVPLNVSIFSKHDAEVGLCTTAEIGKPCVPDERAEAVSRAKAIVLATLHYNDPKIVAEASEAVLGSMKGLAAAAIEEQDRMQNRGW, from the coding sequence ATGTCAGACAACAACGGAACCGGAACCACCTCCCTTCGCCTCAAGACCGGCCTGGCCGAGATGCTCAAGGGCGGCGTCATCATGGACGTCATGAACGTCGAGCAGGCCCGCATCGCCGAAGAAGCCGGAGCCGTCTCCGTCATGGCGCTCGAGCGCGTCCCGGCCATGATCCGCGCCGAGGGCGGCGTGGCCCGCATGGCCAACCCCAAGCTCATCCGCGAGATCATCGCCACCGTCTCCATCCCCGTCATGGCCAAGGCCCGCATCGGCCACTTCGCCGAGGCCCAGGTGCTCCAGACCCTCGGCGTCGACTTCATCGACGAGTCCGAGGTACTGACGCCCGCCGACGAGGTCTATCACATCGACAAGCATGCCTTCACCACGCCGTTCGTCTGCGGCGCGAAGAACCTGGGCGAGGCCCTGCGCCGCATCGCCGAGGGCGCGGCCATGATCCGCACCAAGGGCGAGCCGGGCACCGGCGACGTCGTCCACGCCGTGCAGCACATGCGCCAGATTACTCGCGAGATCAAGGCCCTGACCGTCCTCTCCGATCAGGAACTGTACAACGCCGCCAAGGTCCACGGCGCGCCGTATGAGCTGATCCGCATGGTCGCCAAGGCGGGCAAGCTGCCGGTGCCGAACTTCTCGGCGGGCGGCATCGCCACCCCGGCCGACGCGGCCCTGATGATGCAGCTCGGCGCAGAGACGATCTTCGTCGGCTCGGGCATCTTCATGAAGGACGGCGCGGTGCCGCTCAACGTCAGCATCTTCTCCAAGCACGACGCCGAGGTCGGCCTCTGCACCACTGCCGAGATCGGCAAGCCCTGCGTCCCGGACGAGCGCGCCGAAGCCGTCTCCCGCGCCAAGGCCATCGTTCTGGCCACGCTCCACTATAACGACCCGAAGATCGTCGCCGAAGCCTCGGAGGCCGTCCTCGGCAGCATGAAGGGCCTGGCCGCCGCCGCCATCGAAGAGCAGGACCGGATGCAAAATCGCGGCTGGTAG
- a CDS encoding HlyD family secretion protein yields the protein MSIQLEGLRRPAARFLVVAAILVAIAGCYLIWSGNYGSPSTNDAQVDGHIHPVNARVAGTVTWVNPDIDDTKFVKAGTVLARLDTNDYSPAVDRLEGDVQAEEAQLRSAQLSVPITQATASSRLASAQVSVTKAEADYASAQATEIAAKAQVEQARATAHRAETDRVRYEQLVNSHEISRSEYDTRMTEASVSAAQLAAAEANLQAAQEKIQSSKQDIAERKEEVAAAAAAPQLIATAHSSVGRVIGELKESKAELHNAQLNLGYTEIVAPVSGIVGRRSLETGQRVAPGQLLLDLVSTDDIWVTANFKETQLSHVTPGASVTIHVDTYDSDLKGSVESIGGATGSKYALIAPDNATGNYVKVVQRIPVRIRLTAKDVSGRPLLPGMSVEAKVHRY from the coding sequence ATGTCAATCCAACTTGAAGGTCTTCGCCGCCCTGCTGCTCGCTTCCTTGTTGTAGCCGCCATCCTCGTCGCTATCGCCGGATGCTACCTCATTTGGTCGGGTAACTATGGTTCGCCTTCGACGAACGATGCTCAGGTCGATGGTCATATTCACCCTGTCAATGCTCGAGTCGCTGGCACCGTGACCTGGGTGAATCCGGATATCGACGATACCAAGTTCGTGAAGGCGGGCACCGTTCTCGCACGGCTGGATACGAACGACTATAGTCCGGCAGTGGATCGACTCGAAGGCGACGTCCAGGCCGAGGAGGCGCAGTTGCGGAGCGCACAGCTCTCCGTACCCATCACCCAGGCGACCGCTTCAAGCAGGCTGGCCTCCGCACAGGTTTCGGTGACGAAAGCCGAGGCTGACTACGCCAGTGCTCAAGCCACTGAGATTGCAGCGAAGGCCCAGGTGGAGCAAGCGCGGGCGACGGCTCACCGAGCCGAAACGGATCGAGTGCGATACGAACAGCTCGTGAATTCACATGAGATATCTCGTTCTGAATATGACACGCGCATGACGGAAGCAAGTGTCTCCGCGGCGCAGCTAGCAGCGGCTGAAGCGAACCTTCAGGCCGCGCAGGAGAAGATTCAATCTTCCAAACAAGATATTGCAGAACGTAAAGAGGAAGTCGCCGCCGCCGCCGCCGCGCCCCAGCTCATCGCTACAGCGCACAGCAGCGTGGGACGCGTCATTGGAGAATTGAAGGAATCAAAGGCCGAGCTGCACAATGCACAGCTCAATCTGGGCTACACGGAGATTGTTGCCCCGGTAAGCGGCATCGTCGGGCGACGCAGCCTGGAGACGGGACAAAGAGTCGCCCCCGGTCAACTCCTCCTCGATCTCGTTTCCACTGACGATATCTGGGTGACCGCCAACTTCAAAGAAACTCAGTTGAGCCACGTGACCCCGGGCGCATCTGTAACGATTCACGTCGATACCTACGACAGCGACCTGAAGGGATCGGTTGAAAGCATTGGTGGCGCTACCGGATCGAAATACGCCCTCATCGCTCCGGACAATGCAACGGGCAACTACGTGAAGGTCGTACAACGTATTCCAGTTCGCATCCGGCTAACAGCCAAAGACGTGTCAGGGCGGCCTCTGTTGCCGGGAATGTCCGTGGAGGCAAAGGTTCATCGGTACTGA
- a CDS encoding TolC family protein has translation MLLIPRLGAQSTSSNSPLANSIATPRPFDPGTNTTNPSALAVQAQNPYLGSVPLRPLVPGVLPLTLSEIVSLGLRSNLGLIDTEQAHAVSRAARIRALSALLPQLSANLTEVYSNISLNTIGAQKLGLPNFIGQFNWQSADISYRQRLDLSSLHELRAAHDEEKVSEASLADARNIVVLASTSAYLEVLSSQSRVKAAEAELASAQALESLLKDRVSRQVSPEIDAIRATVARESAEQRLALVQVRLEKDKLGLTRIIGLPVEQEFVLTSDVGFTRTPQENLDDLLREASASRQDLKAAAARVEQAKQEVKAQTAKRLPELAVAGNGGETGVTFGHAYGTYHVEGELSVPIFTGRRIQADVQTAEAALRRSQAEYEDLQQRTSYDVRSALLDLRAADKSVEVADTNLLLAADGLRQAKDRFEAGVSNSLELIEAQQALVSAQDNKIESVYAHNLAKLTLIRSTGTAERDYATYLGVR, from the coding sequence ATGCTTCTGATACCTCGCCTCGGCGCACAGAGTACAAGCAGCAACAGCCCTCTTGCGAACAGCATCGCCACGCCACGCCCCTTCGACCCTGGCACTAACACGACGAACCCGAGTGCGCTCGCCGTCCAGGCACAGAATCCTTATCTGGGGAGCGTCCCGCTTAGGCCGCTGGTTCCAGGCGTCCTGCCGCTTACATTGTCAGAGATCGTAAGCCTTGGGCTGCGGTCAAATTTGGGTCTGATCGATACAGAACAAGCCCATGCCGTATCTCGCGCGGCTCGAATACGGGCTCTGTCCGCTCTGTTGCCTCAGCTTTCAGCCAATCTGACGGAGGTGTATAGCAATATTTCTCTGAACACGATTGGCGCTCAGAAACTGGGGCTGCCGAATTTCATCGGCCAGTTCAACTGGCAGTCGGCGGACATTTCTTACAGACAGAGATTGGATCTCTCTTCCTTGCACGAACTCCGTGCTGCCCATGACGAGGAAAAGGTAAGCGAGGCATCCCTCGCGGATGCGCGCAATATCGTAGTTCTGGCCTCGACAAGCGCGTACCTCGAAGTATTGTCCAGCCAGTCGCGAGTAAAAGCCGCCGAGGCAGAGCTTGCTTCTGCGCAAGCTCTGGAGAGCCTTCTCAAGGATCGCGTCTCGCGCCAGGTCTCGCCTGAGATCGACGCGATTCGCGCGACCGTCGCACGGGAGAGTGCAGAACAGCGCCTGGCACTGGTACAGGTTCGCTTAGAGAAGGACAAACTCGGTCTCACCCGAATCATCGGACTTCCTGTGGAACAGGAATTTGTACTCACATCGGACGTCGGCTTTACCCGGACTCCGCAGGAAAACCTCGATGACCTTCTCAGGGAAGCATCCGCTTCGCGGCAGGACTTAAAGGCTGCTGCTGCTCGCGTAGAACAAGCGAAACAGGAGGTCAAAGCTCAAACCGCGAAGCGATTACCTGAGCTTGCTGTGGCTGGCAATGGGGGTGAGACCGGAGTCACGTTTGGTCATGCTTACGGGACCTACCACGTCGAGGGGGAGTTGAGCGTACCCATCTTCACTGGACGGCGCATCCAGGCGGATGTACAGACAGCAGAGGCAGCGCTGCGTCGAAGCCAGGCGGAGTATGAGGACCTGCAGCAGAGGACGAGTTACGACGTCCGTTCTGCCCTTCTGGATCTGCGTGCTGCGGATAAGAGTGTGGAGGTGGCGGATACCAATCTGCTGCTTGCTGCTGACGGTCTTCGCCAGGCGAAGGATCGTTTTGAGGCCGGTGTCTCCAACAGCCTTGAGCTTATCGAAGCACAGCAAGCCCTTGTAAGCGCGCAGGACAACAAAATCGAAAGTGTGTACGCACACAATCTTGCCAAATTGACGCTGATCCGCTCAACCGGAACAGCGGAACGTGACTACGCAACATACCTTGGAGTACGGTAG
- a CDS encoding RecQ family ATP-dependent DNA helicase — protein MNQAPQKHASSNLASLLHSTFGFSAFRANQEAVCRAATDGRDVLLVMPTGAGKSLCYQLPAIARGGTGLVISPLIALMDDQASKLTAAGLRVARIHSGLSREDARQACRDYLDGTLQFLFIAPERMRVPGFPEMLAKRKPSLIAIDEAHCISAWGHDFRPDYRTLGEYLPSLRPAPIIALTATATPTVQKDIVAQLNLSQPALFIHGFRRENLAIEVVELSKPQRTAFASKYLQSPTARPAIVYAPSRKAAEDLASELGRHFPAAAYHAGLDPGTRERVQRHFLGGKLDVVVATIAFGMGIDKADVRTVIHTALPASVEAYYQEIGRAGRDGLPSRTVLLHSYQDRKMHEFFLDRDYPPLTDLARVAQVLTDEFEMPEALAAKLRMDRDVFAKSVEKLAAQGAAQIDMNNLVRRSPNASTAWQSGYDQQIAFRRSQIDRMVQFAETAQCRMSALIRHFGDTADGHRPCGHCDFCAPSGTMAQSFAAPSSSEDHDLRTILRELDGGKSKATGRLFTDTAITKDRKHFDSLLDGLARAGLITLTADSWTNPEGKVLNYKKAALTHEGRTLGPGNPLGVVLRSAQPGSGSSAPRKKAKSAAATAEQANYTPAQTLLETSLREWRKAEAAQTGKPAFIVFSDSSLRALVLAAPKTIPELLTVSGIGPDKADRYGAAICAICSGREAPGEFGAPAPKTKTTPKPVQKSFAQPAAPTPSSSPRPIQASSSREPETFTRQRVATADPADALDPAQRILDERLREWRKVESEKIGLPQFFVLGTTTLRSIVLARPQNLTQLRSISGMGPEKTDRFGASILAICNS, from the coding sequence ATGAATCAGGCTCCCCAAAAACACGCATCCTCGAACCTCGCCTCGCTGCTCCACAGCACCTTTGGCTTCTCCGCCTTCCGTGCCAACCAGGAGGCCGTCTGCCGCGCCGCCACCGACGGCCGCGACGTCCTGCTCGTGATGCCCACCGGAGCGGGCAAGAGTCTCTGCTATCAGCTTCCAGCCATCGCCCGCGGCGGCACGGGCCTGGTCATCTCGCCGCTCATCGCGCTCATGGACGACCAGGCCTCAAAGCTCACCGCCGCCGGTCTCCGCGTCGCCCGCATCCACTCCGGCCTCTCGCGCGAAGACGCCCGCCAGGCCTGCCGCGACTACCTCGACGGCACTTTACAGTTCTTGTTCATCGCCCCCGAAAGAATGCGCGTCCCCGGCTTCCCCGAGATGCTCGCCAAGCGCAAGCCCTCGCTCATTGCCATCGACGAGGCCCACTGCATCTCGGCCTGGGGCCACGACTTCCGCCCCGACTACCGCACCCTCGGCGAGTACCTGCCGTCTCTCCGCCCCGCGCCCATCATCGCCCTCACGGCCACCGCGACACCCACCGTCCAGAAGGATATCGTCGCCCAGCTCAACCTCTCACAGCCCGCGCTCTTCATCCACGGCTTCCGCCGCGAGAACCTGGCCATCGAGGTGGTCGAGCTATCGAAGCCGCAGCGGACAGCCTTCGCCTCCAAGTACCTGCAATCCCCCACGGCCCGCCCCGCCATCGTCTACGCGCCCTCACGCAAGGCCGCCGAAGACCTCGCCTCCGAGCTGGGCCGCCACTTCCCCGCCGCCGCATACCACGCCGGGCTGGACCCCGGCACCCGTGAGCGCGTCCAGCGCCACTTCCTCGGGGGCAAGCTCGACGTGGTCGTGGCCACCATCGCCTTCGGCATGGGCATCGACAAGGCCGACGTCCGGACGGTCATCCATACGGCGTTGCCTGCGTCCGTGGAAGCGTACTACCAGGAGATCGGCCGCGCCGGCCGCGACGGCCTGCCCTCGCGCACGGTCCTGCTGCACAGCTACCAGGACCGCAAGATGCACGAGTTCTTCCTCGACCGCGATTACCCGCCGCTCACCGATCTAGCCCGCGTCGCGCAGGTCCTCACCGACGAGTTCGAGATGCCCGAGGCCCTCGCCGCCAAGCTGCGCATGGACCGCGACGTCTTCGCCAAGTCGGTCGAGAAGCTGGCCGCGCAGGGAGCCGCGCAGATCGACATGAACAACCTGGTGCGGCGCAGCCCCAACGCCAGCACGGCCTGGCAGTCCGGCTACGACCAGCAGATCGCCTTCCGCCGCTCCCAGATCGACCGCATGGTGCAGTTCGCCGAGACCGCGCAGTGCCGCATGTCCGCGCTCATCCGCCACTTCGGCGACACCGCCGACGGCCACCGCCCCTGTGGCCACTGCGACTTCTGCGCCCCCTCCGGAACGATGGCCCAGAGCTTCGCCGCACCCAGCTCCAGCGAAGACCACGACCTCCGCACCATCCTGCGCGAGCTGGACGGCGGTAAATCCAAGGCCACCGGCCGCCTCTTCACCGACACGGCCATCACCAAGGATCGCAAGCACTTCGACTCGCTCCTCGACGGTCTCGCCCGCGCTGGCCTCATCACCCTCACCGCCGACTCGTGGACCAACCCCGAGGGCAAGGTCCTCAACTACAAGAAGGCCGCGCTAACCCACGAGGGCCGCACCCTCGGCCCCGGCAATCCGCTCGGCGTCGTCCTGCGCAGCGCGCAACCGGGCAGCGGCAGTTCAGCCCCCAGAAAGAAAGCAAAATCCGCAGCAGCAACAGCAGAGCAGGCCAACTATACCCCAGCCCAGACCCTGCTCGAAACCAGCCTCCGCGAGTGGCGCAAGGCCGAGGCCGCCCAAACCGGCAAGCCCGCCTTTATCGTCTTCTCCGACTCGAGCCTCCGCGCCCTCGTTCTGGCCGCGCCGAAGACGATCCCCGAGCTTCTAACCGTCTCCGGCATCGGCCCCGACAAGGCCGACCGCTACGGCGCGGCCATCTGCGCCATCTGTTCTGGCCGCGAGGCTCCCGGTGAGTTCGGAGCCCCCGCTCCCAAGACCAAAACCACCCCCAAGCCAGTCCAAAAGAGCTTCGCCCAGCCCGCTGCACCCACGCCTAGCAGCAGCCCCAGGCCCATACAGGCCAGCTCCAGTCGCGAGCCTGAGACCTTCACCCGTCAACGTGTCGCGACAGCCGACCCGGCCGATGCTCTGGACCCCGCGCAACGCATCCTTGACGAACGTCTGCGCGAATGGCGCAAGGTGGAGTCCGAAAAGATCGGCCTGCCGCAGTTCTTCGTTCTAGGCACCACGACTCTGCGCAGCATCGTGCTCGCGCGGCCGCAGAACCTCACCCAACTCCGCAGCATCAGCGGCATGGGACCAGAGAAGACTGACCGCTTCGGCGCGTCGATCCTGGCAATTTGTAACTCTTAA